In Vigna unguiculata cultivar IT97K-499-35 chromosome 3, ASM411807v1, whole genome shotgun sequence, a single genomic region encodes these proteins:
- the LOC114177773 gene encoding polyadenylate-binding protein RBP47 encodes MAQPSTNGDLSQQQGQQQGQQQQWPQPHQYQHQWMAMQYPATAMAMMQQQMMMYPQHYMPYVHPHYPPPPPPPSHHHHHKQPAASPAASSDEIRTIWLGDLHHWMDENYLHNCFAHTGEVVSAKVIRNKQTGQSEGYGFVEFYSRATAEKVLQNYNGTMMPNTDQAFRLNWATFSAGDRRSSDATSDLSIFVGDLAIDVTDAMLQETFASRFSSIKGAKVVIDSNTGRSKGYGFVRFGDENERTRAMTEMNGVYCSSRPMRIGVATPKKTYGYQQQYSSQAVVLAGGHSANGAVAQGSQSEGDSNNTTIFVGGLDSDISDEDLRQPFLQFGEVVSVKIPVGKGCGFVQFADRKNAEDAIQALNGTVIGKQTVRLSWGRSPGNKHWRSDSNGGHYGGQGYGGHGFAVRQNQDLAMQPAAAAIQGAS; translated from the exons ATGGCTCAACCCAGCACCAACGGCGATCTGAGTCAGCAGCAGGGGCAGCAACAGGGGCAGCAGCAGCAGTGGCCGCAGCCGCATCAGTACCAGCACCAATGGATGGCCATGCAGTATCCGGCCACCGCCATGGCCATGATGCAGCAGCAGATGATGATGTACCCCCAGCATTACATGCCCTATGTCCACCCTCATTACCCCCCGCCGCCGCCCCCTCCCtcccaccaccaccatcacaaaCAGCCCGCCGCATCTCCCGCCGCCTCCTCCGACGAGATCAGGACCATCTGGCTCGGCGACCTCCACCATTGGATGGACGAGAACTACCTCCACAACTGCTTTGCTCACACTGGCGAG GTTGTGTCGGCCAAGGTCATTCGGAATAAGCAAACTGGTCAGTCTGAGGGATATGGATTCGTTGAGTTCTATTCACGTGCGACGGCTGAGAAAGTCTTGCAGAACTATAACGGCACCATGATGCCAAACACAGATCAGGCATTTCGTCTGAATTGGGCCACATTCAGTGCTGGGGATAGGCGATCTTCTGATGCTACTTCTGATCTCTCAATATTTGTGGGGGACTTGGCCATTGATGTTACTGATGCTATGCTGCAAGAGACTTTTGCGAGCAGATTTTCGTCTATTAAGGGAGCAAAAGTTGTCATTGATTCTAATACTGGTCGTTCAAAAGGTTATGGTTTTGTTAGGTTTGGCGATGAAAATGAGAGAACGAGGGCAATGACTGAAATGAATGGTGTTTATTGTTCTAGTAGACCCATGAGAATAGGTGTTGCAACTCCCAAGAAAACTTATGGCTATCAACAACAATATTCTTCTCAAG CTGTGGTATTGGCTGGTGGACACTCGGCTAATGGTGCTGTGGCCCAAGGTTCCCAATCTGAAGGAGATTCGAACAACACTACT ATATTTGTCGGTGGGCTTGATTCTGATATCAGTGATGAGGATCTCAGACAACCATTTTTGCAATTTGGTGAGGTTGTCTCTGTGAAAATTCCAGTGGGAAAAGGGTGTGGATTTGTTCAATTTGCTGACAg AAAGAATGCTGAGGATGCAATTCAGGCATTGAATGGGACAGTAATTGGGAAGCAGACAGTGCGCCTTTCTTGGGGTCGCAGTCCAGGAAATAAGCAT TGGAGAAGTGATTCCAATGGAGGCCATTATGGTGGTCAGGGTTATGGAGGCCATGGATTTGCTGTGAGACAGAATCAGGATCTAGCCATGCAACCTGCTGCTGCTGCAATTCAAGGGGCTTCCTAA